A DNA window from Maribellus comscasis contains the following coding sequences:
- a CDS encoding N(4)-(beta-N-acetylglucosaminyl)-L-asparaginase — translation MVTRRSFITKSSLAFAGLTLTKYSSAKYNFQKENKLPVVVSTWNHGLPANEAAWETLGNGGYSLDSVEAGVRVPEGDPLVITVGYGGIPDAKGKVTLDACIMDEKGRAGSVTYLQHIKHPVSVARLVMEKTPHVMLSGKGALEFALENGFEKEKLLTPGRKKEWKKWKKEKRGFSSKINIENQLEENHDTIGMLAIDDKGRLSGACTTSGMGYKLPGRVGDSPIIGAGLFVDGEIGGAVATGTGELVMKTLGTFLVVEMMRSGKSPARACEEAVKRIARKIPDYQNHQVGFLALNVKGEYGAYCIQPGFNYAVKTASFSDLVDAEAWLKKL, via the coding sequence ATGGTTACCCGACGTTCATTTATTACAAAAAGCTCGCTGGCTTTTGCCGGTTTAACACTTACAAAGTATAGCTCTGCAAAGTATAACTTTCAGAAAGAAAATAAATTACCTGTTGTTGTATCGACATGGAATCACGGTCTGCCGGCAAACGAAGCTGCCTGGGAGACATTAGGGAACGGAGGTTATTCTCTTGACTCGGTTGAAGCGGGAGTTCGTGTGCCGGAGGGAGATCCTCTGGTGATTACTGTGGGATATGGCGGGATACCTGATGCCAAAGGAAAAGTTACATTAGACGCCTGTATAATGGACGAAAAAGGACGGGCAGGAAGTGTGACGTATTTGCAACATATCAAACACCCTGTTTCTGTAGCGCGACTGGTGATGGAAAAAACTCCGCATGTGATGTTGAGCGGAAAAGGAGCATTGGAATTTGCTTTGGAAAATGGTTTTGAAAAAGAGAAGTTGCTCACTCCCGGGAGAAAAAAAGAATGGAAAAAATGGAAAAAGGAAAAGCGTGGGTTCAGTTCTAAAATCAATATTGAAAATCAGCTGGAAGAAAATCATGATACCATTGGTATGCTGGCTATCGATGATAAAGGAAGATTATCGGGAGCCTGCACCACCAGCGGAATGGGCTACAAATTACCGGGCAGGGTGGGAGATTCACCTATTATTGGTGCCGGTCTTTTTGTTGATGGAGAGATAGGGGGTGCAGTAGCGACTGGAACAGGAGAATTGGTGATGAAAACATTGGGGACATTTTTGGTCGTTGAAATGATGCGTAGCGGAAAATCACCGGCACGGGCCTGCGAGGAAGCGGTAAAACGAATTGCACGAAAAATTCCGGATTACCAAAATCACCAGGTAGGTTTTCTGGCGTTGAATGTAAAAGGGGAGTACGGCGCTTATTGTATCCAACCCGGATTTAATTATGCGGTTAAAACAGCATCTTTTTCAGACTTGGTAGATGCGGAGGCCTGGTTGAAAAAGTTATAA